In Streptomyces sp. NBC_00341, the DNA window TGGCCCTGGAAGTCTTCTCGCTCCCGCTCTACCTCCTGTGCGCCGTCGCCCGCCGCAAGCGGCTGATGTCGCAGGAGGCCGCGGTGAAGTACTTCCTGCTCGGCGCCTTCTCCTCGGCGTTCCTGCTCTTCGGGATCGCCCTGCTCTACGGGTACGCGGGCTCCGTCTCGTACGCCAAGATCGCCTCCGTCGTGGACGGGTCCATCCAGAAGATCGACCCGGCGCTCGCGGACACCATGGGCAACGACGCGCTGCTGCTCATCGGCGGCGCGATGATCCTGACCGGCCTGCTCTTCAAGGTCGGCGCCGTCCCCTTCCACATGTGGACCCCGGACGTCTACCAGGGCGCCCCGACCCCGGTCACCGGCTTCATGGCCGCGGCCACGAAGGTCGCCGCGTTCGGCGCCCTGCTGCGCCTGCTGTACGTGGTGCTGCCGGGCCTCACCTGGGACCTGCGCCCGGTCATGTGGGGCGTCGCGATCGTCACGATGCTGGGCGGTGCGATCGTCGCCATCACCCAGACCGACATCAAGCGGCTGCTGGCCTACTCCTCGATCGCGCACGCCGGGTTCATCCTGGCCGGTGTCATCGCGGCCACCCCGGAGGGCATCTCCTCGGTCCTCTTCTACCTGGCCACGTACTCCTTCGTGACGGTCGGCGCCTTCGCCGTCGTCACCCTGGTGCGCGACGCGGGCGGCGAAGCGACGCACCTGTCGAAGTGGGCCGGGCTCGGCCGCCGCTCCCCGCTGGTCGCCGCGGTCTTCGCGGTGTTCCTGCTGGCCTTCGCCGGTATCCCGCTCACCTCGGGCTTCTCCGGGAAGTTCGCGGTGTTCAAGGCCGCGGCCGACGGTGGCGCGGGCGGACTGGTCGTCGTCGGTGTGATCTCCTCCGCGATCGCCGCGTTCTTCTACATCCGGGTCATCGTGCTGATGTTCTTCAGCGAGCCGAAGGCGGACGGCCCCACGGTCGCCGTCCCGTCCCCGCTGACGATGACCACGATCGCGGTCGGGGTCGCGGTCACGCTGGTGCTCGGCCTGGCCCCGCAGTACTTCCTGGACCTGGCGAGCCAGGCGGGAGTCTTCGTGCGGTAGGGCGGTAGGGCGGTAGAGCGAGGCGTCCCACCGCGGGAACAGCGCCGGACGGGCTTGGAAGTCAAGCCCGTCCGGCGCTGTCGTACGCGGCGCCTATCGTGGCAGGAGAGCGCGAGGAAAAGAACGGGCCGGATGCCGGGGGACAGAGCGATGAGCGGGACGGGCAGGACAGGCGTGACAGACGTGACAGACGTGACCATGGATGTGACCGAGAGCGATGCACGGCAGACGCTCCACCGGGTCTTCGGGTACGAGACGTTCCGGGGCGAGCAGGAAGCGGTCGTCGACCACGTGGTGGCCGGCGGGGACGCCGTCGTGCTCATGCCGACCGGTGGCGGCAAGTCGCTCTGCTACCAGATCCCGTCCCTGGTCAGGTCCGGTACGGGC includes these proteins:
- the nuoN gene encoding NADH-quinone oxidoreductase subunit NuoN, whose translation is MSATAVHSLWTMAGGVTSAAPDEKFKAPVIEYAQLTPVLIVIGVAVLGVLVEAFVPRRARYHTQIFLTVVALVAAFAAVIGLAADGYGTTKAHIAAMGAVAIDGPALFLQGTILLTSLVAVFTFAERRLDPASHGNHVDSFAAQAASVPGSDSEKAAVKAGFTTTEVFPLILFSVAGMLVFPAANDLLTLFVALEVFSLPLYLLCAVARRKRLMSQEAAVKYFLLGAFSSAFLLFGIALLYGYAGSVSYAKIASVVDGSIQKIDPALADTMGNDALLLIGGAMILTGLLFKVGAVPFHMWTPDVYQGAPTPVTGFMAAATKVAAFGALLRLLYVVLPGLTWDLRPVMWGVAIVTMLGGAIVAITQTDIKRLLAYSSIAHAGFILAGVIAATPEGISSVLFYLATYSFVTVGAFAVVTLVRDAGGEATHLSKWAGLGRRSPLVAAVFAVFLLAFAGIPLTSGFSGKFAVFKAAADGGAGGLVVVGVISSAIAAFFYIRVIVLMFFSEPKADGPTVAVPSPLTMTTIAVGVAVTLVLGLAPQYFLDLASQAGVFVR